From a region of the Asterias amurensis chromosome 2, ASM3211899v1 genome:
- the LOC139950324 gene encoding uncharacterized protein isoform X1 gives MANGFDPNGGDPCSVFFNGFAHDVKPSDVSAYFHEKGYPNRILYQRIQLQQFRLYLALKFENPESAKEVCEKFNKKIIFGYKILLSFFKKTFLRRNNSSYPFMQDRLRKMRAQAARRPFCFKKRFYSHLSPARNFRSRSRRRSRSSSSNSDRSISPKRKRRTRSREKVSSKRRVSFSRSQITDRSHSRSRSSRSSRSSSRSRTPNRFSLSPSSSKRSNSSVDRFSDKTSYSNKRKVQSKVSIVDSKKYSKKRSRSMSETENSPTKGKLVSPSPHKERFLSNFSPVSCTSDDDAMLAASTSPKPALGLRTMTAKHATVSIHPELKVQTDLSSHTTNLFSPKSSSHSKREDWDASEGDSTPLEGTPSPRGPGLGPLSQLSPKPSYSVYGKVGTFKEIKTMDRPWQLKPLTIRDEGSTSQVPTQVEMQSFTISVANTNAPFDGSNNAQAGNRIVVQNNRTETPYSVPASCGAVGNGQQQTLTSPTRPQSHPSSHDGGWSPSTGQRIQSPTASSTIKVNGLKKQGQPDFNQDRLERLKTKKEEIIKAYKQDCDTFATVVRMLIRKDTGLEQRLQQALRENLTEIGQRCVQELQDVVDQMKD, from the exons ATGGCTAACGGATTTGATCCCAATGGGGGTGACCCCTGCTCAGTCTTCTTCAACGGATTCGCTCACGACGTCAAACCATCTGATGTCAG TGCGTATTTCCACGAGAAGGGTTACCCTAACCGAATCCTCTACCAACGTATTCAACTACAGCAGTTTCGGTTATATTTGGCACTGAAGTTTGAAAACCCTGAATCTGCGAAGGAAGTCTGTGAAAA GTTTAACAAAAAGATAATTTTTGGCTACAAGATTTTGCTCTCTTTCTTCAAGAAGACCTTTTTGAGGCGGAACAACTCGTCAT atccCTTTATGCAGGATCGACTTCGGAAGATGCGAGCTCAGGCTGCCAGGAGGCCATTCTGCTTCAAGAAAAGg TTCTACAGCCACCTCTCCCCAGCCCGGAACTTCAGGTCTCGATCAAGACGACGAAGTCGCTCCTCCTCAAGCAACTCGGACAGAAGCATCAGTCCGAAGAGAAAG CGAAGAACAAGAAGCAGAGAGAAAGTCAGCAGTAAACGAAGAGTGAGTTTTAGTCGCTCGCAGATTACG GACCGTTCCCATTCACGTTCTCGATCATCCAGATCCTCAAGGTCTTCGTCAAGATCTCGGACGCCCAACAGATTCTCTCTCAGCCCAAGCAGTTCTAAAAGATCAAACTCAAGTGTCGACCGCTTCAGCGATAAAACAAGTTattcaaacaaaagaaaagtacAATCTAAAGTATCCATTGTGGACTCCAAAAAGTACAGTAAGAAAAGATCCAGGTCTATGTCTGAAACTGAGAATTCCCCTACGAAAGGGAAACTAGTGTCCCCATCACCTCATAAGGAACGATTCTTGAGCAATTTTTCTCCTGTGTCCTGTACAAGTGACGATGACGCCATGTTAGCAGCAAGTACGTCGCCTAAACCAGCACTTGGTCTAAGGACAATGACAGCTAAGCATGCCACGGTGTCTATTCACCCTGAGCTGAAGGTGCAGACGGATCTAAGCAGTCACACTACCAATTTATTCTCCCCTAAGTCTAGTTCTCATAGTAAGAGGGAAGATTGGGATGCCTCTGAAGGTGACTCGACACCCCTGGAAGGAACCCCTTCACCAAGGGGCCCAGGACTAGGACCATTATCCCAGCTGTCCCCTAAACCGAGCTACAGCGTCTATGGTAAAGTGGGTACCTTCAAGGAAATTAAAACAATGGACCGCCCCTGGCAACTTAAACCCCTCACTATAAGAGATGAGGGTTCAACAAGCCAGGTCCCAACTCAGGTCGAAATGCAATCCTTCACTATTTCCGTAGCAAACACAAATGCCCCGTTTGACGGCAGCAACAACGCGCAGGCGGGAAACCGCATTGTCGTCCAGAACAATCGGACAGAGACGCCTTATAGTGTCCCTGCAAGTTGTGGGGCCGTGGGCAACGGACAACAACAAACCCTGACATCACCAACGAGACCACAATCTCATCCTAGTAGCCATGATGGGGGCTGGTCACCAAGTACTGGTCAACGGATACAGAGTCCAACTGCATCATCAACTATAAAAGTTAACGGCTTGAAGAAGCAAGGGCAGCCTGACTTCAACCAAGACAGGCTGGAGAGGCTGAAGACAAAGAAGGAGGAGATAATCAAG GCATACAAGCAAGACTGTGACACGTTTGCCACTGTAGTCAGAATGTTGATCAG GAAAGATACCGGACTGGAACAACGTCTGCAACAAGCTCTCAGAGAAAACCTGACGGAGATCGGTCAACGTTGCGTACAAGAACTACAGGATGTTGTGGATCAAATGAAAGACTAG
- the LOC139950324 gene encoding uncharacterized protein isoform X2, whose translation MANGFDPNGGDPCSVFFNGFAHDVKPSDVSAYFHEKGYPNRILYQRIQLQQFRLYLALKFENPESAKEVCEKFNKKIIFGYKILLSFFKKTFLRRNNSSYPFMQDRLRKMRAQAARRPFCFKKRFYSHLSPARNFRSRSRRRSRSSSSNSDRSISPKRKRRTRSREKVSSKRRDRSHSRSRSSRSSRSSSRSRTPNRFSLSPSSSKRSNSSVDRFSDKTSYSNKRKVQSKVSIVDSKKYSKKRSRSMSETENSPTKGKLVSPSPHKERFLSNFSPVSCTSDDDAMLAASTSPKPALGLRTMTAKHATVSIHPELKVQTDLSSHTTNLFSPKSSSHSKREDWDASEGDSTPLEGTPSPRGPGLGPLSQLSPKPSYSVYGKVGTFKEIKTMDRPWQLKPLTIRDEGSTSQVPTQVEMQSFTISVANTNAPFDGSNNAQAGNRIVVQNNRTETPYSVPASCGAVGNGQQQTLTSPTRPQSHPSSHDGGWSPSTGQRIQSPTASSTIKVNGLKKQGQPDFNQDRLERLKTKKEEIIKAYKQDCDTFATVVRMLIRKDTGLEQRLQQALRENLTEIGQRCVQELQDVVDQMKD comes from the exons ATGGCTAACGGATTTGATCCCAATGGGGGTGACCCCTGCTCAGTCTTCTTCAACGGATTCGCTCACGACGTCAAACCATCTGATGTCAG TGCGTATTTCCACGAGAAGGGTTACCCTAACCGAATCCTCTACCAACGTATTCAACTACAGCAGTTTCGGTTATATTTGGCACTGAAGTTTGAAAACCCTGAATCTGCGAAGGAAGTCTGTGAAAA GTTTAACAAAAAGATAATTTTTGGCTACAAGATTTTGCTCTCTTTCTTCAAGAAGACCTTTTTGAGGCGGAACAACTCGTCAT atccCTTTATGCAGGATCGACTTCGGAAGATGCGAGCTCAGGCTGCCAGGAGGCCATTCTGCTTCAAGAAAAGg TTCTACAGCCACCTCTCCCCAGCCCGGAACTTCAGGTCTCGATCAAGACGACGAAGTCGCTCCTCCTCAAGCAACTCGGACAGAAGCATCAGTCCGAAGAGAAAG CGAAGAACAAGAAGCAGAGAGAAAGTCAGCAGTAAACGAAGA GACCGTTCCCATTCACGTTCTCGATCATCCAGATCCTCAAGGTCTTCGTCAAGATCTCGGACGCCCAACAGATTCTCTCTCAGCCCAAGCAGTTCTAAAAGATCAAACTCAAGTGTCGACCGCTTCAGCGATAAAACAAGTTattcaaacaaaagaaaagtacAATCTAAAGTATCCATTGTGGACTCCAAAAAGTACAGTAAGAAAAGATCCAGGTCTATGTCTGAAACTGAGAATTCCCCTACGAAAGGGAAACTAGTGTCCCCATCACCTCATAAGGAACGATTCTTGAGCAATTTTTCTCCTGTGTCCTGTACAAGTGACGATGACGCCATGTTAGCAGCAAGTACGTCGCCTAAACCAGCACTTGGTCTAAGGACAATGACAGCTAAGCATGCCACGGTGTCTATTCACCCTGAGCTGAAGGTGCAGACGGATCTAAGCAGTCACACTACCAATTTATTCTCCCCTAAGTCTAGTTCTCATAGTAAGAGGGAAGATTGGGATGCCTCTGAAGGTGACTCGACACCCCTGGAAGGAACCCCTTCACCAAGGGGCCCAGGACTAGGACCATTATCCCAGCTGTCCCCTAAACCGAGCTACAGCGTCTATGGTAAAGTGGGTACCTTCAAGGAAATTAAAACAATGGACCGCCCCTGGCAACTTAAACCCCTCACTATAAGAGATGAGGGTTCAACAAGCCAGGTCCCAACTCAGGTCGAAATGCAATCCTTCACTATTTCCGTAGCAAACACAAATGCCCCGTTTGACGGCAGCAACAACGCGCAGGCGGGAAACCGCATTGTCGTCCAGAACAATCGGACAGAGACGCCTTATAGTGTCCCTGCAAGTTGTGGGGCCGTGGGCAACGGACAACAACAAACCCTGACATCACCAACGAGACCACAATCTCATCCTAGTAGCCATGATGGGGGCTGGTCACCAAGTACTGGTCAACGGATACAGAGTCCAACTGCATCATCAACTATAAAAGTTAACGGCTTGAAGAAGCAAGGGCAGCCTGACTTCAACCAAGACAGGCTGGAGAGGCTGAAGACAAAGAAGGAGGAGATAATCAAG GCATACAAGCAAGACTGTGACACGTTTGCCACTGTAGTCAGAATGTTGATCAG GAAAGATACCGGACTGGAACAACGTCTGCAACAAGCTCTCAGAGAAAACCTGACGGAGATCGGTCAACGTTGCGTACAAGAACTACAGGATGTTGTGGATCAAATGAAAGACTAG
- the LOC139950324 gene encoding uncharacterized protein isoform X3, which yields MQDRLRKMRAQAARRPFCFKKRFYSHLSPARNFRSRSRRRSRSSSSNSDRSISPKRKRRTRSREKVSSKRRVSFSRSQITDRSHSRSRSSRSSRSSSRSRTPNRFSLSPSSSKRSNSSVDRFSDKTSYSNKRKVQSKVSIVDSKKYSKKRSRSMSETENSPTKGKLVSPSPHKERFLSNFSPVSCTSDDDAMLAASTSPKPALGLRTMTAKHATVSIHPELKVQTDLSSHTTNLFSPKSSSHSKREDWDASEGDSTPLEGTPSPRGPGLGPLSQLSPKPSYSVYGKVGTFKEIKTMDRPWQLKPLTIRDEGSTSQVPTQVEMQSFTISVANTNAPFDGSNNAQAGNRIVVQNNRTETPYSVPASCGAVGNGQQQTLTSPTRPQSHPSSHDGGWSPSTGQRIQSPTASSTIKVNGLKKQGQPDFNQDRLERLKTKKEEIIKAYKQDCDTFATVVRMLIRKDTGLEQRLQQALRENLTEIGQRCVQELQDVVDQMKD from the exons ATGCAGGATCGACTTCGGAAGATGCGAGCTCAGGCTGCCAGGAGGCCATTCTGCTTCAAGAAAAGg TTCTACAGCCACCTCTCCCCAGCCCGGAACTTCAGGTCTCGATCAAGACGACGAAGTCGCTCCTCCTCAAGCAACTCGGACAGAAGCATCAGTCCGAAGAGAAAG CGAAGAACAAGAAGCAGAGAGAAAGTCAGCAGTAAACGAAGAGTGAGTTTTAGTCGCTCGCAGATTACG GACCGTTCCCATTCACGTTCTCGATCATCCAGATCCTCAAGGTCTTCGTCAAGATCTCGGACGCCCAACAGATTCTCTCTCAGCCCAAGCAGTTCTAAAAGATCAAACTCAAGTGTCGACCGCTTCAGCGATAAAACAAGTTattcaaacaaaagaaaagtacAATCTAAAGTATCCATTGTGGACTCCAAAAAGTACAGTAAGAAAAGATCCAGGTCTATGTCTGAAACTGAGAATTCCCCTACGAAAGGGAAACTAGTGTCCCCATCACCTCATAAGGAACGATTCTTGAGCAATTTTTCTCCTGTGTCCTGTACAAGTGACGATGACGCCATGTTAGCAGCAAGTACGTCGCCTAAACCAGCACTTGGTCTAAGGACAATGACAGCTAAGCATGCCACGGTGTCTATTCACCCTGAGCTGAAGGTGCAGACGGATCTAAGCAGTCACACTACCAATTTATTCTCCCCTAAGTCTAGTTCTCATAGTAAGAGGGAAGATTGGGATGCCTCTGAAGGTGACTCGACACCCCTGGAAGGAACCCCTTCACCAAGGGGCCCAGGACTAGGACCATTATCCCAGCTGTCCCCTAAACCGAGCTACAGCGTCTATGGTAAAGTGGGTACCTTCAAGGAAATTAAAACAATGGACCGCCCCTGGCAACTTAAACCCCTCACTATAAGAGATGAGGGTTCAACAAGCCAGGTCCCAACTCAGGTCGAAATGCAATCCTTCACTATTTCCGTAGCAAACACAAATGCCCCGTTTGACGGCAGCAACAACGCGCAGGCGGGAAACCGCATTGTCGTCCAGAACAATCGGACAGAGACGCCTTATAGTGTCCCTGCAAGTTGTGGGGCCGTGGGCAACGGACAACAACAAACCCTGACATCACCAACGAGACCACAATCTCATCCTAGTAGCCATGATGGGGGCTGGTCACCAAGTACTGGTCAACGGATACAGAGTCCAACTGCATCATCAACTATAAAAGTTAACGGCTTGAAGAAGCAAGGGCAGCCTGACTTCAACCAAGACAGGCTGGAGAGGCTGAAGACAAAGAAGGAGGAGATAATCAAG GCATACAAGCAAGACTGTGACACGTTTGCCACTGTAGTCAGAATGTTGATCAG GAAAGATACCGGACTGGAACAACGTCTGCAACAAGCTCTCAGAGAAAACCTGACGGAGATCGGTCAACGTTGCGTACAAGAACTACAGGATGTTGTGGATCAAATGAAAGACTAG